The sequence below is a genomic window from SAR324 cluster bacterium.
GTTTAAGCCTGTTTTGGCAGGTAAATGGGGGGATCATTGGAAGTCATTGGCTTTTGGGAAGCAGCCCAATGTAGAAATCAGTAGCTAAGTTAGACCTCCAAGCCCAGCAGGGCTTTCTCATACATGCCCTCAGCATTGCCAGATTGCTCAAGCTGGGCTTTTAGCTTCAAGGCCTTCAACAACTCATCATACTTTCCGGCAATCGCTAGCACCCTGATCGTTGCTCTCAGCATACCTTCCCAATCATTGGGAGCTTGCTCCATTGTCTCCAGTAGCGGCAACGCTTGATGACGTTCAAAGATTCTCAGTCGCTGACACAGCTGATTTAGGGCTTGTAGAGCGGTCTCGAAATCCTTTGCCTCCAGTGCCCGCTCCATCAACTCGACGTACTTACTGGCTACAAGATCAGCCTGAATCTCCAGCCGTCTAGCACGAGCTTCCTGAGCTTCAATCAGTGCTGCTCTAACCTTGGGATGTCTTTTGAGACCATAGCCTATCTCGGACGGGTAGCGG
It includes:
- a CDS encoding terminase small subunit; this translates as MHQAKNLTWKQERFVSEYLLSGNAAEAARRAGYQTRYPSEIGYGLKRHPKVRAALIEAQEARARRLEIQADLVASKYVELMERALEAKDFETALQALNQLCQRLRIFERHQALPLLETMEQAPNDWEGMLRATIRVLAIAGKYDELLKALKLKAQLEQSGNAEGMYEKALLGLEV